GAaactggttttcactgaccaCTCATCATGAAGTCCAGTGTCCGAGTGGTGAGGCAAGGGCTGGGATGCCTCAGGAGACTGTATTTTTGGCTCTTAGTTAACCAGGGTGGTGAAACAGAAATTTACTTTTGTTACAGGCTTGttataatctaatgatagaataaccaccagtctgGGGTGAGTCTGTCCCATTTCTCAGCACTTATTCCTGAATTTGACATCCACAGCTATGTCCCACTGAAGCATGGAAACACACGGACACAGAAATTACTGTTGATAGGTGATTCACAGACTATTGCTCCCTACTCCCAGGAagtatcccccttttacagatggaaaaactgaggcagcaggaaaggaagtGTCTTGAGATGGGAACATAGCCCACAAGTCCCTAGCTGCCAATCCCTTGCTTAGTCTCTCTCAGACCTAGCTCATATGGTCTCTGCAGCGGCACAGAGTCATGGAGCTCTCTCTCCATTGGTTTCCCTAGTGAGAGACTCTCCCTTGATTTCTGTGGGGCTGCTcccacttacaccagctgagaatttggcccaagacaATTAACTAGAGGTAAAGCGTCAGCAGAGACCAGTGAGCTGGGAGCAAAGAGTCCACTGCATCTAATACAATCCAGTTCGTATTCCTGCTCTGCCACTTTCTCAGTGTGTGGTCTTGGGTAAATCAGTTTATCGCTGCATGGCTCAATCTGTCCATGACATGAGGATAATGTTGCCTAGCTAAAGAGCTTCTAGATGTAGTGATCAAAAGAGTACTGCAGAGCTTAAGTTAGACTGAGCTTCAGCCCCTGGGCAACGGGTGCCCTGTAGTTCCAACTAACGTGGTGTGTACGTGTGTAAATACCTGGCTAATGGAAGATGTGCTGTTTATCTCCCTCCCTACGAACTACCGAAGCCACCCTGGCATCCTCTAAGCATCCCACCTTCCCAGCTAACGCAGGAGCTTATCCTTCCGCCTCTCTCAGCTGTTGTCCACCTAGCTTCAAAGCTGATCCCTTGCCCTGACCCTAAACCCTGgctcacagattcatagattcatagattctaggactggaagggacctcgagaggtcatcgaatccagtcccctgcccgcatggcaggaccaaatactgtctagaccatccctgatagacatttatctaacctactcttaaatatctccagagatggagattccacaacctccctaggcaatttattccagtgtttaaccaccctgacagttaggaactttttcctaatgtccaacctaaacctcccttgctgcagtttaagcccattgcttcttgttctatccttagagactaaggtgaacaagttttctccctcctccttatgacacccttttagtgGTCCCCATTGCAGGCCCCCAGGGATTAGGAACAACAGGGAGCTGAAAGCTAAAGAAATAAGCCACACAAGGGTCTCTTCCGTCAGGACTCTGTCGCTGAGCTTTAGAGCCCACAAGCTGTATGATGCACAGTCTCACCTGCCTGCAGCACAACAGTGCTCCCAACCTCAGCTGCTTTTATACAGCTTCCTGGCTTCCCTCTCCACTTCCCATTGGCCTGTTGGCCCCAGCGCTGTGTCTTCGCTGCACTCACTGAAGGCTCCTTGTCGGGCTGAAGCAGTTTCTCTCCCAGCCAAGGAGCAGAGGGAGCCAACCTGAGTGATGGGGACAGAGGTGGAGTTGAACCAGGAGTGGATGGGGCTGAGGAGGAGAGGAGCAAGCAACAGAGGTGGGGCCTTGGTGGAAGTGGTGGGACAGGAGGAGGGACATTGTGaaaagaggtgggacaggggttGGGCCTTGGGGGtataggcagggcagggcacagagccTCAGGGGTCCAGTtatcagcaattagaaaggtgggaACCGTATGAATTAATAAGTTGTACACAGACCAACTCCTCAGTTTGTCACGGTGACACAACACAGTAAGGCCAAGAAAGGATTAAATGTCACTTTGACTGTCCAGTcagtgattcagggaagagggtCCAGCaccatatcaccagccagctctgcacgtAGTTCAATCTCAGAATCAGAGCCTGGGAGAAACCATTAGGCCTCTTCATGAGTAAAGATCCGGAGCAGCCTGCTCCGGATCTGCTTGGTCCTTAGcccgtagatgatggggtttagcatggggGGCATGAAGAGGTACACATTGGCAATGAGAACGTGGAAATGCAGGGGCACATTCTGACCAAACCGGGATATGAGGGAGATGAAGAGACCTGGGATGTAAAAGGCTAAAATGACAaagaggtgggagctgcaggtccccaaagtcttgagccgggcatcctttgttgggaggctgaagatggccctgaggatctcgATATAGGACACGGCAATAAAAATCACATCCAGACCCATCACACAGAATAGCACAAAGAGCCCATAGTAACTACTGACGCGGGTGTCGGCACAGGCCAGATTCACACAGTACGgctgggggatgatgttggttctgcaatatggccattGCCTCGCCAGGAAGGGATAGGGAAGTGCAAGTATGCCACCGCGTAGCACCATGGCAAGGCCAATCTTGGCCACGATGGGGTTTGTCAGGATGGTGAAATATCTCAGGGGATggcagatggccacatagcgatcCAGAGCCAAGGCCACgaagatcccagactccatcGCTGAGAAGCTGTGAATGatgtacatctgggtgaggcacgCACTGAAATTGAGCTCCCTgaaattgaaccagaagatgctcagcgtTTTGGGCAGGGTGGATGTAGACAGGACGAGGTCGgtgatggccagcatgcagaggaaatagtacatgggctcatggagactcggctccctcttcacaatgaataggatggtgaagttccccaagatggctatgacgtacatggtgcagaagggaatggagatccagacatgggccgcctccaggccaggaatgcccagcaggatgaagatggaggggttggtgaagtcggttgtgttggaatctgacatggagtaggggagaaggtgtccaactctgaggcacAACGGTGTCTCCTGGATGTACCGTATGTccccctgacttcctgtatgtggCCAGGCTCTGGGGAGAGGGTCGCAGTACAAATGCCTGGATGGAGAGAAAATGTTAATGTGAGACACTAGATGCACGACTTGAGGCTGTACTTGTGGGTGTAGCAGTTTGGTCGCTCTTCACACACtggaaaatgacattttcattattcagagaaatgaattatgaacACATGATGCTACTAATTCCAATTCCATGCGTTATAGTGCTCAATGTGTCAGTAACTCCTAAACGTCATGGTCTGGGAAACCTTAATAGGCACCAGCAGGAAAACACAAGTCTGGATACTGGTTATTCATCGTTGTTCCTTAGCCCTTGTCTACAATGCCaagttttttcaccaaaaaatagCTTGTGGGAAAAGAGCTATGatcaggacacactgcagtgcacagcaaaggtgaaggagctgaggcatgtgtaccagaaggcaagggaggcaaatgaTCAGTCCAGTGCTGTGCCCCAGACCTGCCTTTTTTTAAGGACTTGGAGACTTTTCTTGGGAGCAACTGCACCTCCACAGCCAAGATCCCCATGGATACTTCGGTGGGACTGGAGCTGATTCAAACTGGACTTAAACCAGAGGAGAAGCTCATTGATGGAGGCATTAGAAGACGTGAAGCCCATGCCGGGGTCGCCCAATGCTGTGTCTAGTCAGGAGCAGTTCTCTACTCTGGAGGTATCCAGCCAGTCTTGGCAGTCACAATCAGGTGagccagaagcaggagaggagaccctTGGTAAGTGGATGTGCTATGTGAAGTGTGGAAGTGGATTGAGGGAGGTGAAATGTACAAGGCTCGCTGTGTTTCTTGGTGCACCCTCAGGAGAGAGATATCTGCCACAATGACCCCGGCCTGTGGAAACTATTGGGAAACTTTAGAGTGTTGTCCCCTGAGAAGTGCCccgcgacccctttcacattgctTTTCTCCTACGCACAATGTCCCTCGGCCCTGGGTACACTCACCATCCTTGCAGTGTTCGTCGGCATGTGTGCTTGTCAAGTGTCAACCAGAAAGTGATTGATGTGTTAGCAGCGGTGTAGCGTTTCAATGCTGTACGTATAGTTACTTGTTCTTCACCAGATATGTCCTTTAAAAGAGGCACCCCCTCCACTCCAGCCAAGCATGTCTGTTGGATAAGAAAGTGCCGAAGATGGAGCAAGGAAAATATGTTCTGGGAGGTGCTCCAGTACTCTGATGCAGACAAGATGAATTGCAGGCCATGGAGGGAAAGTGAcaagcaggaaagaaaagaaaatgaggcatACATTAGGAATGCAACAGAGAGTCTGATACAAGttttggagcagcaaaccaacatACTGCTGTCCCTCGTAACTCTCCACACTGAGAAGATGCATGTCTGCCTGCCCCTTCAGAACATTCAGAGCTCTTTCCCATGTCCTCCCCAAACTGCTCCCTCACATCCATTTCTGATTTCTGAACTTCACGCTTTCCCCTACACTCCAGCCCTGCAGACAGCTTTTCAAACGACAGCTGGACATACTATCAGCTCTAAAAGTCAGCCCCCCGATATATGTATAACACCCCACCCCAGGAATGTACATGTGTCTCTCTGAGTGTGCatgttgttgtgggtttttttggcaataaaagcaaagttctTTGAATAATAAGCACTCTTTATTTGTTTCCATGAAAGTTATGATAGAAGATGTCAGCAGGAAACACACAAGGAGTGTTATCATTTCCTTACATTGAATCCTGGGCCTGAACAATCACAACTTCTTCATACCTTACCAAAACTGGACATCATTATGCATTACAATCCCAAGCAGAGCAACAAACATTACTGGTTCTCATCTTCAAGCCTCACTGATTCGAATTGCCCCCATTGTTCCCCTCTAACAACCTTCATATCTGGTGGCTCAAAATCAGCAGTGAAGCGTTCTGCCTCAATAGTCCACTCCTGAGCAAACTTTTTGCCCtttccttcacaaatattatgcaatgTGCAGCATGTGGCTATGGCCATGGGAATATTATCCACATTGAGATCTAACCTGTCATAAAGGCATCGACAGtgtgcctttaatctgccaaatgcacattccatggTCATCCTGCCCCTattcagcctattgttgaaatGCTCCTTACTGCTATCCAGGTTTCCCTTGTATGGCTTAAGCCATGGCATTTAGGGGTACGTCAGTcctccaggatcactatgggtATTTTGACATCCCTACGgggatcttctggtctggaaagaaagtccctgcttccaGCTTTCTGTAAAGGCTAGTGTCCCTGAAGATTCATGCATCATGCACTTGTCTGTACTACcctgcattgaagtcagtgaaacgcTTGCGGAGATCCACAAGCACCTACAACatcatggagaagtaccccttccaaTGGATGTACTCCATGCagagtggtctggtgccaaaattggaatgtgcatgccatctatcacccctccgcagttagggaaacccatttctgcaaagccatccacaatttcATGCACGTTGCCAAAAGTCACAGTCCTTCGTAGTAGGATGTGAGTAATGGCCCTGGACACTTGCCTTAACACAGCCCCAATGGtcgacttcccaactccaaactgatttgcaacCGACCGGTAgcagcctgtagttgccaggtTCCACATTGCAATCGCTATGCACTTCTCCAccaagagggcagctctcatttgagTGTCCTTGCAATGCAgtacacagttccaggaaggtggctttctgccTCCTAAAATTCCGAagtcactgctcgtcatcccagaccttCATAATCAGGGCCAgcttcaggcaccagctgagcaagctcgtgtttggggcggcagattctaaggggcggcattccgtccaatcttagggcggcacggctgccctatttttatttttatttttttgctttgcctctgggtccagctgccctgcacccagggttttgtgggtttttttgctttgcctccgggtccgGCCGCCCTGTGcccagggtttttgtttttgttttgcttggggcggcaaaaaagtcagagccggccctgttcataaTGATGCGATCCCACCATGGAGTGCTCATTTCCCGAGATGAAAAGCAAAATTCCACCATGTTCAGCTCTAacatgaatgccaaaagcaatctaacaCTGCTGCTATCCCTGTCAGGAAGCATGTCAGGCAACTGTGAATCCTATTGCCTTTGCAACTTCAAGATTGATTCCAATGCCATTCACGATGTGTTACTGACAGCTAGCAGAGCAGTGGAGAGCTgcgcaggatccattcctgcagatagACATGGCAAACAGAGTAGAAAACAAGGAACGGTAAAAATACCGTGAAATGGAGATGGAAAAAaatggaatgctgggacagaaagtgATTCATTGTGGGACATTGAGCACAGAGCCATGATGCGCTGCAATctgctctgccttcccacaacacctatcAGCACAAGATGGAGAGGTgaattgtgggatagctacccacagtgcattgctctcaCTGTCGCTGTGACTGCCCCACATGTGGACACGCTATTCCGAAAGAGAAAGACAGTGTGAACATGCAACAATTATTTTCTCGACAGGCTTTTGGTCATTGACCAAACTTTTGGTGAAAAAACTCTGCCAGTGTAAACATAGCTTTAATGCAATAAAATCCAGGCTAGAGAGTCCATGCTGTAGGGAGTTGCCCAGTCACCTGGTTGCTCAAAATCTGAGAGTGGAAAAAAACCAAAGCTTTGCCAAGACATGTCTGTAAtggtgcgggactcacccctgcggtgcctcctgctggtctcctgGGGAATTAGCGTTCCAGCTGTTGGAGCATCCTCTGCAGGCCAATGTCCTGCTGTTTctgccccccgtgtccctctgGTACTCCGGTGCCCCTTTCCGCTGGGAAAACTGCAACTAGAACACACCTGAGGGAAAAGACCTGGGAATCATTGATAACAGCTCCAAGGAAACACCTGCTTATTCACAGCAGTGGCCAAAAAAAAGACAATGTTTGGATGCCTAAGGAATgggtacgcaatcaggcagcagcaaaggcaaacaaaaaaaataggcACGTTCAGGACAGATCTGTGTTAAAtgcaaactattaaaaaaagggaaagtttaaaaaaaagatctgACAAATTTAGGAAACAACGGAAAAGATGGTATGGGATTACTTAAAGGTccaggaatataattaatgtccTGCAACAACAGGGTGTGTGGAAAACAAGTTTGTTCAaatatattgaatttcatcctttaaACAGAGTACATGTTTGGTTGATCAAGGGAACCACACAGCTGCAATAGACTTTGAATTCTCTGAGGCTTTTGCTTCAGTAGGGAAAATATtacgattaaaaaaatgaacacaCCACAATATCAGTAGGACACatgtcaaatgcacaaaaatctggctaactgacagatctaaGAAACCAGTTGTCAATGAGTCATTGTCAGTGAATGGGGctatttctagtggggttctgccgGGATCAGTTCTAAGcctggtactattcagtattttcatcaaAGATCTGGAAGCAAATAGAAAATCCCTGCAGATAAAATTTGCGGATTGGCAAGTGGTTACAATgaggaggccagggcaggcatacCGACCGATCTGGAGCGTTTGGTGAGCTGGAaccatacaaacaaacaaacaaacaaaatgttttaatactgTCAAATGCAAAGTTATCCTCTCAGAACGGGGAATGCAGGCCGCACCCACAGACTAGGACAATATATTATGGAATGAAGGGaacctgaaaaggatttaggggtcactgTGAACAACCAACTCATCGTCaggtcccagtgcaatgctgtggccaaaagggctgatgcgatccttggatgcataaacaggggagtggtgagttggagcaggggaaggattttacctCTTCACATGGCATTGGTGAAAGCGTCAGCATCCAGTTCTGGGATTcacatttcaaaaacaattttgaaaaattggagatgaTGCAAAAAAGAGCCCCCAAAATGATTtcaggctggagaaaatgcctgacagagagagagagagacatgaagAACTTCATGAAGCCATCAAGCAGATagtttcatggggagaaaatcctGCATACTAATGGGCTCTGTAATCTAAaggagaaaggcagagcaaggcccagtggctggaagctgaatccAGACAAATTCCAGTTGGAAATAAGGGCCCACTGTTCAGCACTGAGGATCATTAACCAtagtgtagcctgatttagggtgtactgataatattgatttggataatatgggaatttaatgtattaatttaattttatttgatcttaataataatattaataattattatcatcaatattaattagtatgggttttaggctcgccaatctgtttgatcagataataaaagttcttgtcctgaatcaggctccacagaatttataaaggaccctcgggggtatgacaggaagcacacacagagacagatatagccttaaagactttttattaaaattaataatagtaagtaaatggtaaaatacccagacttacaaagttacaattgcattactgctattcaaaagatacagatgataatatagtattatatgcaacaaagctttggttaacatactcacacccttccttgataacctggtggtaagagacaccgGACCAGCCTTgcggttcaggtttctcaattcttgagtgagggatgcagtgcttagaaaatgctaagcgctatcaaagctgactagggtttacttgactaacttaaacttaaaacaaaacctaataaacaaactaagaataaaacttagggaaaccaagcttagcctagttcccttgaaactcaaagtttaagaagaacaagtacagCCTGCAAATAGTAGCAGTCATCGTAGATAGAGAGAGTGGAGGAAGTAAGTGAGAATAGAGTAAAGTGAGAACAGAGAGAGATCCTCTATTGAGGTGggttacctcttttatagggcaaatgccgaacatttttcctcttatgcccaaatttcattcctcacccacagaagtgTTAGGgtcacttaccccataggctagtatgtatgtgcgtattgatgacaggtttgtacgcacatcagtctcttgtggtgtacttgttaagtctgtgaAAAAAACCCTATGCCATTTTCTATTGTCTATTGGTCTAAATAAAAGGTCATAGACATAGGCATGGGTACTCATCTATTTAGATAACAAGGTATAGGTCAACTTTGCTTTCtgagtaaaaggtcttaatatagatatgctaactttcctttagcttaacatacaggatatggcctgtagctCTCTTGCATTatagccaaacttactttaatataaatctataaacctattacaataaaccaaatacttaaactataagaaaagatatatatatatacaagcaAGTAGGctagtcctataggctacagtAGAAACAAACTgcgaagggaagtggtggaatctccagctCCTCATGTCTGCAGAACAGCGGTGCTGCCATAGCACCTCAGTTTAGACAACAGCAGGGGTTCTCCTGTCCTCGTAGGTAAGCCACCGCTCCAAGATGGTAACTAGGTCAATGAAGAATTCCTCAATAGACCTcatgctgtctacaccggggttaggttgatatagctacatctctgaagggtgtcaattttttttttgctattgcaaaagaagcaaatgcaatttttggTTGCATTAGCAGAGGCATAGCATGtgagtcatgggaggtgatagtaccgctctactcagcactggttatgcctcagctggagtacagtgtccagtttgGGTCTTAAGTGTAtaggaaggatgtagagaaactggaaaggatccagagctGAGAGACAAAGATGATCCAAGGGACGGAATACAAACCAtagagcaaaggctgaaggaactgggtatgctTAGCTTGCGAAAGGAGGAGATTGAGTTGGGACATGACAGTGGTCTTCACATACTCGAAAGCctgccataaaaagatggagaaaagttgttctgtcttactgcagagggcaggagaagaggcaatgggttcaaactacagcatagcaaaTCTCAGATAAACTGCCAAACTCTAAGAAcaggaggacaatggaacagacgccttTGGAGGTTGTGGAAACGCCtttgctggaggttttcaaaaggaggctaaATAGCCATCTCTatgggatggtttagacacaacaaaccctgcatcttggcagggggttagactagatgacccatgcaatcccttctcaccctgtggctcCATGATTCCTTGatataaaatcctagtgtagaccagggctcagtcaCACAGAAGATATGGATCTCAGTTCACAGTtaattgggtgaaatttaatggcctgtgttatacaggaggtcaggctggatgatcaaatggtcccttctggccttaaaccctaTGAATCTAGCGATAAACAAAGTAGAGCTGGCATTTATATTCACTGTGTTTCATAACACATTTGAATGGAAACAGTCAATTACATTGAAAGTCTGAACATATAACACTGATAAAAGAAAACTGTTTACATAATACATATTtggcctgtggaattcattgccacagaCGTTGTTGGAGCAAAGAGCTTagctgaatgggattcacaaatggattggCCATTGTAGGTGGTGCTGGAGACACCTCAGTTAGTTAAGGCTGTCTCACTCCTTCAATTAgaagacctgattttcagttgtttataagaTGGCCAAACATTAACCATTTGTACTGAAGTTTCCCACGCTGAGTGTCTCTTTCTGGATGAATTGCATGTTGAAAGTTTCAGGCATAATGGTTCAGCTGACTTTTTGAATGATGTTAGGAGAGAAGATGTCTTGCCCACGTTGAAAAAAATCTTATATTCATTCTA
The Emys orbicularis isolate rEmyOrb1 chromosome 1, rEmyOrb1.hap1, whole genome shotgun sequence DNA segment above includes these coding regions:
- the LOC135895076 gene encoding olfactory receptor 52E2-like, with the translated sequence MSDSNTTDFTNPSIFILLGIPGLEAAHVWISIPFCTMYVIAILGNFTILFIVKREPSLHEPMYYFLCMLAITDLVLSTSTLPKTLSIFWFNFRELNFSACLTQMYIIHSFSAMESGIFVALALDRYVAICHPLRYFTILTNPIVAKIGLAMVLRGGILALPYPFLARQWPYCRTNIIPQPYCVNLACADTRVSSYYGLFVLFCVMGLDVIFIAVSYIEILRAIFSLPTKDARLKTLGTCSSHLFVILAFYIPGLFISLISRFGQNVPLHFHVLIANVYLFMPPMLNPIIYGLRTKQIRSRLLRIFTHEEA